A genomic stretch from Sulfurihydrogenibium azorense Az-Fu1 includes:
- a CDS encoding ribonuclease Z, whose protein sequence is MSEPRIKHYLINEKYEDPGIVIEIPSLNEYLLFDVGNIYKLDRDLIRRINKIFITHTHMDHFIGFDFMLRNKLGRSQIVEIFGIDPLSHNVYSKLQGYTWNLVEFEPELIFRVKSLKEDLYEYYEFNIKRKFAKDFIKEEKAEDNVIYENEHYRIKYAVLDHKIKVMGYSFEYKDKLYLKKEKVQELPLKGKEIGEFKNWLSDETNKGKTYKIGDKEYDYDYLRQEYTYIQKGIKISYITDVLYSPKNRKKIIELVKDSDYLYCEAVFLERDKDQAEKVYHLTTTQTAEIANSANVKNLIVFHFSRRYGKNKDIVLDEIRKYFPNVS, encoded by the coding sequence ATGTCAGAACCAAGGATAAAACATTACTTAATAAATGAAAAGTATGAAGACCCCGGAATTGTTATAGAGATACCTTCTCTTAACGAATACTTACTTTTTGATGTAGGAAACATATATAAGTTAGACAGGGATTTAATACGGCGGATAAATAAAATTTTTATAACCCATACCCATATGGACCACTTTATTGGCTTTGACTTTATGCTAAGAAATAAACTGGGAAGATCTCAGATAGTTGAAATCTTTGGAATAGATCCTTTGTCTCACAACGTTTACTCAAAACTTCAAGGCTACACTTGGAATTTAGTTGAGTTTGAACCTGAGTTAATATTTAGAGTAAAATCCCTTAAAGAAGATTTATACGAGTATTACGAATTTAATATAAAAAGAAAGTTTGCAAAAGACTTTATAAAAGAAGAAAAAGCAGAGGATAACGTAATCTACGAAAATGAACACTACAGGATAAAATACGCTGTATTAGACCATAAAATAAAAGTTATGGGATACTCTTTTGAGTACAAAGACAAACTTTATTTAAAAAAAGAAAAAGTCCAAGAGCTTCCACTAAAAGGAAAAGAGATAGGAGAGTTTAAAAATTGGCTATCTGATGAAACTAATAAAGGTAAAACTTATAAGATAGGAGATAAAGAGTATGATTATGACTATTTAAGACAAGAGTATACCTACATTCAAAAGGGAATAAAGATATCGTATATAACAGACGTTTTATACAGCCCTAAAAACAGAAAGAAAATAATTGAACTTGTAAAAGACTCTGATTATCTTTACTGTGAGGCAGTGTTTTTAGAGAGGGATAAAGATCAAGCTGAAAAAGTCTATCATTTAACTACTACCCAGACAGCAGAAATCGCAAACTCTGCAAACGTAAAAAACCTTATAGTGTTTCATTTCTCAAGAAGGTATGGCAAAAACAAAGATATAGTGTTAGATGAGATAAGAAAGTACTTTCCTAATGTATCATAG
- the purL gene encoding phosphoribosylformylglycinamidine synthase subunit PurL: protein MEERFLKAHGLTLQEYRRIVELIRREPNEVELGVFGALWSEHCSYKSSKPFLKVFPTTAEWVIQGPGENAGVVEIDDKYAVAFKIESHNHPSYIEPFHGAATGVGGIIRDILSMGARPIALFDSLRFGDIRKDGSRKGIKDTKPIVKRVVEGIGFYGNCIGVPTVGGEAVFDEVYAGNPLVNAFCIGVLEKDKMFRARATKVGQKMVMVGSSTGRDGIHGATMASAEFSEETESKRPNVQIGDPFFGKRLIECTLEVMDKGLIEGCQDFGAAGLAGSTSEFGAKSKMGVRVYLENVPLREEGMTPYEILLSESQERMLYAVNEENVEEVLKIAKKHGLEAAVIGETTDTGKMEVFYKGEKVADLPISAIVDDAPVYNRPRKEPSYLQEVKSFNQDTLPQPDLLEAVKKVLSSPTVAKKSWIYSQYDHEVGTNTVFKPGHDAAVLRLKWAVRPEVKTQKGIAISSDGNGKYVYLDPYEGGKRVVVEAVRNVYITGAKPLAITDCLNWGNPENPEIMWQFEQATKGMADACKTLNVPVISGNVSLYNETVLSDKRVNIYPTPIVVAVGVLDKVEEAIPSFYEKEGDLIAIVGQVNEKPNIAGSEYLQEVFGIVAGDIGKVDLQTELKLMEFIQKGKSLIKSAHDVSDGGLITALLEPAFKEEKTLGLDVDLQTSYRPDFELFDQLRSVVVISFQEKDLEKLQALAKELEVDFKLVGKTKQEDNLTVKINGKEVINTPISELRKLYENTLGDFLK, encoded by the coding sequence ATGGAAGAGAGATTTTTAAAAGCTCACGGTTTAACATTACAAGAGTATAGAAGAATCGTAGAGTTAATAAGAAGAGAGCCTAACGAAGTTGAGCTGGGTGTTTTTGGAGCTCTTTGGAGTGAACACTGTTCTTATAAATCTTCAAAACCATTTTTAAAAGTTTTCCCTACAACGGCTGAATGGGTTATTCAAGGTCCGGGAGAAAACGCTGGTGTAGTTGAGATAGACGATAAGTATGCAGTTGCATTTAAAATAGAGTCACATAACCACCCTTCTTATATAGAGCCTTTTCATGGAGCTGCAACAGGTGTAGGTGGCATTATAAGAGATATACTTTCAATGGGTGCAAGACCAATAGCCCTTTTTGACAGTTTAAGATTTGGAGATATTAGGAAAGATGGAAGTAGAAAAGGGATAAAAGATACAAAACCAATAGTAAAGAGAGTAGTTGAAGGAATAGGATTTTACGGAAACTGTATAGGCGTTCCTACTGTAGGGGGAGAGGCTGTTTTTGATGAGGTTTACGCAGGAAACCCTCTTGTAAACGCTTTTTGTATAGGTGTCTTAGAAAAAGATAAGATGTTTAGAGCAAGGGCTACTAAAGTAGGTCAAAAGATGGTTATGGTAGGTTCTTCTACAGGAAGGGACGGAATCCACGGAGCTACTATGGCTTCTGCTGAGTTTAGTGAAGAGACAGAGTCAAAAAGACCTAACGTTCAGATAGGAGACCCATTCTTTGGTAAAAGGTTAATAGAGTGTACATTGGAGGTAATGGATAAAGGTTTAATAGAAGGCTGTCAAGACTTTGGAGCTGCAGGACTGGCAGGGTCTACCTCAGAGTTTGGTGCTAAATCTAAAATGGGCGTTAGAGTTTACCTTGAAAACGTTCCTTTAAGAGAAGAAGGTATGACTCCTTACGAGATTTTACTGTCAGAATCTCAAGAAAGGATGCTTTACGCAGTAAACGAAGAAAATGTTGAAGAAGTTTTAAAAATAGCTAAAAAACATGGATTGGAAGCTGCAGTAATTGGAGAGACAACTGATACAGGTAAAATGGAGGTGTTTTACAAAGGAGAAAAGGTTGCTGATTTACCAATATCTGCCATTGTAGATGATGCTCCGGTTTACAACAGACCTAGAAAAGAGCCTTCCTATCTACAAGAAGTAAAATCCTTTAATCAAGATACACTGCCACAACCTGATTTGTTAGAAGCTGTTAAAAAAGTTTTATCTTCTCCAACTGTAGCTAAAAAATCTTGGATTTACTCCCAGTACGACCACGAAGTAGGGACTAACACTGTGTTTAAACCGGGACATGATGCAGCTGTCTTAAGGTTAAAGTGGGCTGTTAGACCAGAAGTAAAAACCCAAAAAGGTATTGCAATATCTTCTGATGGAAATGGAAAGTACGTATACTTAGACCCTTACGAAGGTGGTAAAAGGGTTGTAGTAGAAGCTGTTAGAAATGTTTACATAACAGGAGCTAAACCACTGGCTATAACAGACTGTTTAAACTGGGGAAACCCTGAAAACCCAGAAATTATGTGGCAGTTTGAACAAGCTACAAAAGGCATGGCGGATGCCTGCAAAACCTTAAACGTCCCTGTTATTAGTGGAAATGTATCTTTATACAATGAAACAGTTTTATCAGATAAAAGAGTAAACATATACCCAACACCTATAGTAGTGGCAGTAGGTGTTTTAGACAAAGTGGAAGAGGCTATCCCATCTTTCTACGAAAAAGAAGGAGATTTAATAGCAATAGTAGGACAGGTTAACGAAAAACCTAACATAGCAGGAAGTGAGTACTTACAAGAAGTGTTTGGCATAGTAGCAGGAGATATTGGAAAAGTTGACCTACAAACAGAGTTAAAACTTATGGAATTTATACAAAAAGGAAAAAGTTTAATAAAGTCAGCTCACGATGTATCAGATGGAGGCCTTATAACAGCACTTTTAGAACCTGCATTTAAAGAAGAAAAAACTTTAGGTTTAGATGTTGACTTACAAACATCCTACAGACCGGATTTTGAACTTTTCGACCAGCTTAGGTCTGTAGTTGTAATATCTTTCCAAGAGAAAGATTTAGAGAAGTTGCAAGCACTGGCAAAAGAGTTAGAGGTAGACTTTAAACTGGTAGGAAAAACTAAACAGGAAGATAACCTTACAGTTAAAATAAATGGTAAAGAAGTTATAAACACACCTATATCTGAACTTAGAAAACTTTATGAAAACACTTTGGGAGATTTTTTAAAGTAA
- a CDS encoding TldD/PmbA family protein, translating to MIEKVVDIAEKKLKGYQWEIFYLKNKKLKAESNDFNLEKVSSAEDSGFSVRVLNGNSQGFAYSTSFTEKAIEETIETAKQLSQITSSDEGNYLLDKLQETEKVEYFDTFAVNLPIEEKLEKAIELEKLVKLKDERIKAVRSSTFIENIVYTTLINSNGIKIEEKGTYYTAMVSAVAVDKGDSQIAWSYNSTRFLGDLNLEEIASEAVFHSTSLLNATTIETKKMTILLAPHAMTELLSTFSYAFTGDALIKGKTLFKDKIDEKIASHKITIVDNGRYPKGLYSSSYDAEGVVKKKNVLVENGVFKGFLHNLYTAKKTGQSSTGNAVRRDFRSLPSVDITNFYVEAGQDNITQFLKEADEVLYIIDLMGLHTADPISGEFSLGASGIIYHKGEVLKSVRGITIAGNFLDILKNAVLVGNDLKFYGNVGSPSVVVEGLTVAGE from the coding sequence ATGATTGAAAAAGTTGTAGATATAGCAGAGAAAAAGTTAAAAGGTTATCAGTGGGAGATTTTTTACTTAAAAAATAAAAAGTTAAAAGCAGAGTCAAACGACTTTAATTTAGAGAAAGTATCTTCCGCAGAGGACAGTGGTTTTAGCGTAAGAGTTTTAAACGGAAATTCACAAGGTTTTGCATACTCAACATCATTTACAGAAAAGGCTATAGAAGAAACTATAGAGACTGCAAAACAACTCTCCCAGATAACTTCTTCCGATGAAGGAAACTATCTACTTGATAAACTACAAGAAACAGAAAAAGTAGAGTACTTTGACACTTTCGCCGTCAATCTACCAATTGAAGAAAAGTTAGAAAAAGCTATAGAGCTGGAAAAGTTAGTAAAGTTAAAAGATGAAAGAATAAAAGCCGTAAGAAGCTCCACATTTATAGAAAACATTGTTTACACAACTTTGATTAACTCAAATGGTATAAAAATAGAAGAAAAGGGAACTTACTACACTGCTATGGTTTCAGCTGTTGCAGTAGATAAGGGTGATTCCCAGATTGCATGGAGTTATAACTCTACAAGATTTTTAGGAGATTTAAACTTAGAAGAGATAGCCTCAGAAGCTGTATTTCACTCAACCTCCTTATTAAATGCAACTACTATTGAAACAAAGAAAATGACTATTTTACTTGCACCTCACGCCATGACAGAACTGTTATCTACATTCTCTTACGCTTTCACAGGAGATGCACTGATAAAAGGAAAAACACTGTTTAAAGATAAAATAGATGAAAAAATCGCTAGCCATAAGATAACTATCGTTGATAATGGAAGATATCCAAAAGGTCTATACTCTTCTTCTTACGATGCTGAAGGTGTAGTAAAGAAAAAGAATGTTTTAGTTGAAAATGGTGTGTTTAAAGGATTTTTACACAACCTTTACACAGCTAAAAAAACAGGTCAATCTTCTACAGGTAATGCTGTAAGAAGAGATTTTAGGTCACTTCCAAGTGTTGATATTACAAACTTCTATGTAGAGGCAGGACAAGATAACATAACACAATTCTTAAAAGAAGCTGATGAAGTTTTATACATAATAGACCTTATGGGATTACACACAGCAGACCCAATATCAGGAGAGTTTTCACTGGGAGCTTCTGGAATTATCTACCACAAAGGAGAGGTCTTAAAATCTGTAAGGGGTATAACCATAGCAGGAAACTTTTTAGATATACTTAAAAACGCTGTACTTGTAGGAAACGATTTGAAGTTTTACGGTAATGTTGGAAGTCCTTCTGTTGTTGTTGAAGGGTTGACGGTAGCAGGAGAATAG
- the lpxK gene encoding tetraacyldisaccharide 4'-kinase: MYHRFLYPLSLIYGSLASLRRFLYQLDFLKKKQLPKKVISVGNLSVGGSGKTPLTIEIAQYLKSKGLNPVILSRGYKRKSKEPFLFCDENKDWETCGDEPYLMVKKGLKVVVGKDRYKAGLEYLKTSPVDVFVLDDGYQHYQLHRDLNILVIDATKPFWEDKLLPAGSLREPKSFYKFADCFIVNRFNLIEKKEDFIKHLKTYNKPFFITQESFQNLVDTKGNYKDISYLKGKSVVVFSGLGNNKQFFVALEHLSKEYGFFIEDFIPLPDHYDYEDFKVDKDKTYLTTEKDIIKIDNLENVYALSYKLTLPKEFYNFIEEKLWKQKTH, encoded by the coding sequence ATGTATCATAGGTTTTTATACCCTCTTAGCTTAATATACGGGTCTTTAGCTTCTTTAAGAAGGTTTTTGTATCAGTTAGATTTTTTGAAGAAAAAGCAACTGCCTAAAAAAGTTATATCTGTAGGAAATCTATCTGTTGGTGGAAGTGGTAAAACACCTTTAACCATAGAAATTGCCCAATATCTAAAATCAAAAGGTCTAAATCCTGTCATACTTTCAAGAGGTTATAAAAGAAAGAGCAAAGAACCATTTTTATTCTGTGATGAAAATAAAGATTGGGAAACATGTGGAGATGAACCTTATTTAATGGTGAAAAAAGGCCTTAAAGTGGTTGTAGGTAAAGATAGATACAAGGCAGGATTAGAGTACCTTAAAACCTCACCAGTAGATGTTTTTGTCCTTGACGATGGATACCAACACTATCAGCTCCACAGAGACTTAAACATATTAGTGATAGACGCAACAAAACCCTTCTGGGAAGATAAACTTCTACCAGCTGGGAGTTTGAGAGAACCAAAGAGTTTTTACAAATTTGCAGACTGTTTTATTGTAAATAGATTTAATTTAATAGAAAAAAAAGAGGATTTTATAAAACACTTAAAAACTTACAACAAACCATTTTTTATAACCCAAGAGAGCTTCCAAAACCTTGTTGATACAAAAGGAAACTACAAAGATATATCTTACCTAAAAGGAAAGTCTGTAGTAGTTTTTTCAGGACTTGGAAATAATAAACAGTTTTTTGTAGCTTTAGAACATCTTTCAAAAGAGTATGGATTTTTTATAGAAGATTTTATTCCACTGCCAGACCACTACGATTATGAAGACTTTAAAGTAGATAAGGATAAAACATACCTCACAACAGAAAAGGATATAATAAAAATAGATAATCTTGAAAACGTATACGCCTTAAGTTATAAACTAACTTTACCGAAAGAGTTTTATAACTTTATAGAAGAAAAACTATGGAAACAAAAAACCCATTAG
- a CDS encoding acyl-CoA thioesterase, translating into MILNYIRKINFYETDAQGVVHHSNYPRYFEEARGFYLEHIGLPYPKLREELKIDVVLLSLNVEYLKPVKFGDVINIKFSLSESDNYFFKFNYQVYVNDTLCAKGQTKHCCINRDSRKVIKIPRELKQKMR; encoded by the coding sequence ATGATACTTAATTACATTCGTAAGATTAACTTTTATGAAACAGATGCTCAAGGGGTAGTCCATCACTCAAACTACCCCAGATACTTTGAAGAAGCTCGTGGTTTTTATTTAGAACATATAGGTCTTCCTTATCCAAAACTCAGGGAAGAGTTAAAGATAGATGTTGTTTTACTCTCTCTAAATGTAGAGTATCTAAAACCTGTCAAGTTTGGAGATGTAATTAATATAAAGTTTTCATTATCAGAATCAGACAATTACTTTTTTAAGTTTAATTATCAAGTTTATGTAAACGATACACTATGCGCAAAAGGTCAGACAAAACACTGCTGTATAAACAGAGATTCAAGAAAAGTTATAAAAATTCCCAGAGAGTTAAAACAAAAGATGAGGTAA
- a CDS encoding phosphate-starvation-inducible PsiE family protein yields the protein MSLKEKYKKLLEPQKIHEKLGDLFEFFEDVIISLLTLLLFVLSIIAIFDLSKSLLSEDHTFMDFVPKFLYLFILAELFRLNIVYLTERIIDTSLIVKTTLIAVLREIIIKAPQLKFLDYIGVSVLLAVLALTYYIPKYVFKKERKFGIRKRRVINKRDNKKQSSD from the coding sequence TTGAGTTTAAAAGAAAAGTATAAAAAACTATTAGAACCTCAAAAGATACATGAAAAGTTAGGAGATTTATTTGAATTCTTTGAAGATGTAATTATATCCCTTTTAACTCTACTATTGTTCGTTCTCAGTATCATTGCTATCTTTGACTTAAGTAAATCCCTACTTAGTGAAGACCATACTTTTATGGATTTTGTGCCAAAATTTCTATATCTATTCATTTTAGCAGAGTTATTTAGATTAAACATAGTCTATTTAACCGAAAGAATAATAGATACTTCCTTAATTGTTAAAACTACTCTTATTGCTGTTTTAAGAGAGATAATCATTAAAGCTCCACAGTTGAAGTTTTTAGACTATATTGGTGTATCTGTTTTGTTGGCTGTTTTGGCTTTGACTTATTACATTCCCAAATATGTATTTAAAAAAGAAAGAAAATTTGGAATAAGAAAGAGGAGAGTTATTAATAAAAGAGATAATAAAAAACAAAGTAGTGATTAA
- a CDS encoding Hsp20/alpha crystallin family protein: MDRRLVPAFAISPLRELARIENEINKFLKEFMPQEITTEVVAWKPRVDVYEKDNNIVVEAEIPGAKKEDIEVKIKDNAVVIRGEVKKEEEKKEENYYRSERFYGKFERVIPLPADVKVEEAKAEYQDGVLKLTIPKATSEKEIKIEVK; encoded by the coding sequence ATGGACAGAAGATTAGTACCAGCATTTGCAATCTCACCATTAAGAGAACTTGCAAGAATTGAAAACGAGATTAACAAATTTCTAAAGGAGTTTATGCCACAGGAAATTACAACAGAAGTAGTAGCATGGAAACCAAGAGTAGACGTTTATGAAAAGGATAACAACATAGTAGTTGAAGCAGAGATTCCAGGAGCTAAGAAAGAGGATATTGAAGTAAAAATAAAAGATAATGCCGTTGTAATCAGAGGAGAAGTTAAGAAAGAAGAAGAGAAAAAAGAAGAAAACTATTACAGAAGCGAGAGGTTCTACGGTAAATTTGAAAGAGTTATACCTCTTCCAGCAGATGTAAAAGTAGAAGAAGCAAAAGCAGAGTACCAAGATGGAGTTTTAAAGTTAACTATACCAAAAGCTACATCTGAAAAAGAAATTAAAATTGAGGTAAAATAG
- a CDS encoding phosphoglucomutase/phosphomannomutase family protein has protein sequence MIKFGTDGFRAIIGQDYTFDTIEKIAQAQADSLKERGGKKVVIGYDTRFLSEDFALSVAEVFSSNGFQVFVSKGNCTTPALSYAVKSLGADEGVMITASHNGYKYNGYKIKGNYGGPATVDIIKDVESRFGKSAVLKGKKEFEFLDLTNHYLEKVKSYFDYSIFKQQELKVVHDPMFATSIGLYNRLLEDTFIDVVEINHFKDPYFGGHHPEPIDKNLSLLKAKVVALEADLGIANDGDSDRVGVVSETGEFVSTQILYALLLLHTVRNRKFKGSVVKTVSTTYLADRIAQKEGLKLHKTPVGFKYVADIMLNETIAFGGEESGGYGFGFHIPERDGILSGMLMLEMLMLYGKPLNEIIKDLFKEFGEAHYKREDIKVEGTQGLDLVKSFKEKDIKEFAGLKVKEKDTTDGVKLIFEDDSWLLLRASGTEPVLRIYAETPSLKITDKLINEAKKQIQ, from the coding sequence ATGATAAAGTTTGGAACTGATGGATTTAGAGCTATTATAGGACAAGATTACACTTTTGATACAATAGAGAAGATAGCCCAAGCTCAAGCAGACTCTTTAAAAGAAAGGGGAGGAAAAAAAGTAGTTATAGGTTATGACACAAGGTTTTTGTCAGAAGACTTTGCTTTATCTGTTGCAGAAGTATTTTCTTCCAACGGTTTTCAAGTGTTTGTATCTAAAGGAAACTGTACAACGCCAGCCTTGTCCTATGCAGTAAAGTCTCTGGGAGCTGATGAAGGAGTTATGATTACAGCTTCCCACAACGGTTATAAATACAACGGATATAAAATAAAAGGAAATTACGGAGGACCTGCTACTGTAGATATAATAAAAGATGTTGAAAGTAGGTTTGGAAAATCAGCTGTTTTAAAAGGAAAAAAAGAGTTTGAGTTTTTAGACCTTACAAACCACTATTTAGAAAAAGTAAAGTCTTACTTTGACTACTCTATATTTAAACAACAAGAGTTAAAAGTAGTCCACGACCCAATGTTTGCAACTTCAATAGGTTTATACAATAGACTTTTGGAAGACACTTTTATTGATGTAGTTGAGATAAACCATTTTAAAGACCCTTACTTTGGAGGGCATCATCCTGAACCTATAGACAAAAATCTATCTTTACTAAAAGCAAAAGTAGTGGCTTTAGAAGCTGATTTAGGTATAGCAAACGATGGAGACTCTGACAGGGTAGGAGTTGTATCAGAGACAGGAGAATTTGTAAGCACTCAAATTTTGTACGCACTTTTACTACTACATACAGTTAGAAACAGAAAATTTAAAGGAAGTGTAGTAAAAACAGTATCAACAACATATTTAGCAGATAGGATTGCCCAAAAAGAAGGTCTAAAGCTACACAAAACTCCTGTAGGATTCAAATACGTAGCTGACATTATGCTAAATGAAACAATTGCCTTTGGAGGAGAAGAGTCAGGAGGATACGGGTTTGGTTTTCACATACCTGAAAGAGATGGTATACTTTCCGGAATGCTTATGTTAGAGATGTTGATGCTTTATGGAAAACCTTTAAATGAAATTATAAAAGACCTTTTTAAAGAGTTTGGAGAGGCACACTACAAAAGAGAAGACATTAAAGTAGAAGGAACTCAAGGTTTAGACTTAGTAAAATCTTTTAAAGAGAAAGATATAAAAGAGTTTGCAGGACTCAAAGTAAAAGAAAAAGATACAACTGATGGAGTAAAACTGATTTTTGAAGATGATAGCTGGCTACTACTTAGAGCTTCCGGAACAGAACCAGTTTTAAGGATATACGCAGAAACGCCTTCATTAAAAATAACAGATAAGTTAATAAATGAAGCAAAAAAACAAATTCAATAA